A single Candidatus Binatia bacterium DNA region contains:
- a CDS encoding arylsulfotransferase family protein, with protein MNRGSTGLAFVSTLVTSLLCVAASVVASEDTHEIVHPRPPTAEPKSEVKRETLERLEALGYAEWTDVELAGSGKKVGVVTHDVERAYGSLNLYKSRPRHDAHLMDMQGRILHTWRAPDPSAAAWDFVELLPDGSLFGSAKYERLEKLDWNSKLLWSVPVGPHHDLDIGEDGRVYVLTEERRELSIDGDEYLIRDNDITILSPEGVVERQVRLSDLFSDLVPKPRLKKIQRHRAKQFHGDVFHANSIELLDRDVPGVGRRGSVLVSIRELDLIAVLDLDPPRVVWSWGPGILDAQHHPSLLSDGRMLIFDNGRARHWSRVLELAPNTKSLTWELRGEPKSSLYTPTRGSAERLPNGNTLVVESGKGRVFEVTRSGEIVWDFFNPDIIETKGKRHRANIYRMPRLPRPLIDQLPLKVKEVKGDVG; from the coding sequence GTGAATCGTGGAAGTACAGGACTGGCGTTCGTCTCGACGCTGGTGACGTCGCTCCTCTGTGTCGCGGCGTCCGTGGTGGCATCGGAAGACACGCACGAGATCGTTCACCCCCGGCCTCCGACCGCCGAGCCGAAGTCCGAAGTGAAGCGGGAAACTCTCGAGCGGCTCGAGGCGCTCGGCTACGCCGAATGGACGGATGTCGAGCTCGCCGGTTCCGGGAAGAAGGTCGGCGTGGTGACGCACGACGTGGAGCGCGCTTACGGTAGTTTGAATCTCTACAAGTCGCGTCCGCGCCACGACGCACACCTGATGGACATGCAAGGGCGGATCTTGCACACGTGGCGCGCGCCGGATCCGAGTGCGGCCGCGTGGGACTTCGTGGAGCTTCTGCCGGACGGTTCGCTGTTCGGCAGTGCCAAGTACGAACGCCTCGAGAAGCTCGATTGGAACTCGAAGCTTCTGTGGAGTGTTCCTGTCGGGCCTCACCACGATCTCGATATCGGCGAGGACGGTCGGGTGTACGTGTTGACCGAAGAGCGACGCGAGCTGTCGATCGATGGCGACGAGTATCTGATCCGCGACAACGACATCACGATTCTGTCACCCGAGGGCGTGGTCGAGCGACAGGTTCGCCTGTCCGACCTCTTCTCCGATCTGGTTCCTAAGCCGCGATTGAAGAAGATCCAGCGCCATCGGGCCAAGCAGTTCCACGGCGACGTGTTCCACGCGAACTCGATTGAACTCCTCGATCGAGACGTCCCCGGTGTGGGGCGGCGGGGCAGCGTCCTCGTTTCGATTCGCGAACTCGATCTCATCGCGGTCCTCGACCTCGACCCGCCCCGCGTCGTCTGGAGCTGGGGCCCGGGGATCCTCGACGCGCAGCACCACCCGAGCCTCTTGTCGGACGGTCGCATGTTGATCTTCGACAACGGGCGCGCCCGCCACTGGTCTCGTGTCCTCGAACTCGCGCCGAACACGAAGAGCCTCACGTGGGAACTCCGCGGAGAGCCCAAGTCGTCGCTCTACACCCCCACCCGCGGTAGCGCCGAGCGTCTCCCGAACGGCAACACCCTGGTTGTCGAATCCGGCAAGGGCCGCGTTTTCGAGGTCACCCGCTCCGGCGAAATCGTCTGGGACTTCTTCAACCCCGACATCATCGAAACCAAGGGCAAACGCCACCGCGCCAACATCTACCGCATGCCCCGCCTCCCCCGCCCCCTCATCGACCAACTCCCCCTAAAAGTAAAAGAAGTAAAAGGGGACGTTGGTTAG
- a CDS encoding glucose 1-dehydrogenase encodes MNRLDGKVALISGGSRGMGAAEARLFVSEGAKVVVCDVRDDEGGTLADDIGAGAIYQHLDVTREEEWATAVAATTAAFGRLDVLVNNAGIAEAAPLEQMTLESYRRVIDVNQIGVFLGMRAVVEPMTAAGGGSILNVSSIDGMIGMNGILSYVASKWAVRGMTKAAAMELAPKGIRVNSIHPGFIRTDLGTPAGVDPADIHALLDAHTEKLAPLRRTGRPEEIANLALFLASDESSYSTGSEFVADGGLIAGYPAPGSE; translated from the coding sequence GTGAATAGACTCGACGGAAAAGTGGCCTTGATCAGCGGTGGCTCGCGAGGCATGGGAGCGGCAGAGGCGCGCCTGTTCGTATCGGAGGGCGCGAAGGTTGTCGTGTGCGACGTGCGGGACGACGAGGGCGGCACGCTCGCCGACGACATCGGAGCCGGTGCGATCTATCAGCACCTCGATGTGACGCGCGAAGAGGAGTGGGCGACCGCCGTGGCGGCGACGACCGCAGCGTTCGGAAGACTCGACGTCCTCGTGAACAACGCGGGGATCGCCGAAGCGGCCCCGCTGGAGCAGATGACGCTCGAGAGTTATCGCCGGGTGATCGACGTGAATCAGATCGGGGTGTTCCTCGGCATGCGCGCCGTCGTCGAGCCGATGACCGCGGCCGGCGGTGGTTCGATCCTCAACGTTTCGTCGATCGATGGAATGATCGGGATGAACGGGATTCTGTCGTACGTCGCGAGCAAGTGGGCGGTGCGGGGAATGACGAAGGCCGCCGCGATGGAGCTGGCGCCGAAGGGGATCCGCGTAAACTCGATTCATCCCGGCTTCATCCGCACGGACTTGGGAACCCCGGCAGGTGTCGATCCCGCGGACATCCACGCGCTTCTCGATGCGCACACCGAGAAGCTTGCGCCGCTCCGCCGGACGGGGCGACCGGAGGAGATCGCGAACCTTGCGCTCTTTCTTGCGTCGGACGAGAGCTCGTATTCGACGGGGTCCGAGTTCGTCGCTGACGGTGGGCTGATCGCGGGCTACCCGGCGCCGGGCTCGGAGTGA
- a CDS encoding PhoH family protein: MLDDGGGAGGTQARNPTAGAGETAAEFATKLFVLDTNVILHDAGCIFAFHEHDVAIPITVLEELDRFKRGNGDLNAQARAFVRQLDGITGDVLSDEGATLGDGLGRARVILNQSSSVELREVFLRDSPDHRILAVALGLCAQEPGRSVVLVSKDVNLRLKARALGVVAQDYTRDKVAQVDRLYTGKRTVEHMRTEQIDAFYAGRVQPEDVPEVEEPLPNEAFVLRNGSKSVLATYGASGFRRVEKRAVYGIRPRNAEQSFAIDALMNPDVALVTLAGRAGTGKTLLALAAALEQRRNYRQILLARPVVALGNRDLGYLPGDISAKLDPYMQPLFDNLNVLRNDSDESGNGDKGAGIQKMLESDKLVVTPLSYIRGRSLPRVFFIVDEAQNLTPLEVKTIITRAGEGTKIVLTGDIHQIDQPYLDESSNGLSHLISRMVGQPLYAHMTLDKCERSPLAECASALL; this comes from the coding sequence ATGTTGGATGACGGTGGTGGTGCGGGGGGAACGCAAGCCCGTAACCCGACGGCTGGAGCGGGCGAGACGGCGGCGGAGTTCGCCACCAAGCTCTTCGTCCTCGATACGAACGTGATCTTGCATGATGCCGGCTGCATCTTCGCGTTCCACGAACACGACGTCGCGATTCCGATCACGGTTCTCGAAGAACTGGACCGGTTCAAGCGCGGCAACGGAGATCTGAACGCGCAGGCACGCGCGTTCGTCCGGCAGCTCGACGGAATCACCGGAGACGTGCTCTCCGACGAGGGTGCGACGCTCGGTGACGGACTCGGGCGCGCGCGCGTGATTCTGAACCAGAGTTCCTCGGTGGAACTGCGCGAGGTCTTCCTGCGAGACTCGCCGGACCACCGCATCCTCGCCGTAGCGTTGGGCCTTTGCGCGCAAGAGCCGGGGCGCTCGGTCGTGTTGGTGTCGAAGGACGTGAACCTGCGGCTGAAGGCTCGAGCACTCGGGGTCGTCGCGCAGGACTACACGCGCGACAAGGTCGCCCAGGTCGACCGGCTCTACACCGGCAAGCGGACCGTCGAGCACATGCGCACCGAGCAGATCGATGCGTTCTATGCGGGCCGGGTGCAGCCCGAAGATGTGCCCGAAGTCGAGGAGCCCCTTCCGAATGAAGCCTTCGTCCTGCGTAACGGTTCGAAGTCGGTTCTGGCCACGTACGGTGCGAGTGGTTTTCGACGGGTCGAGAAACGCGCGGTCTACGGGATTCGCCCGAGGAACGCCGAGCAGTCGTTCGCGATCGATGCGTTGATGAATCCGGACGTCGCCCTCGTGACCCTGGCGGGTCGTGCGGGCACCGGGAAGACGCTTCTGGCGCTCGCCGCGGCGCTCGAGCAGCGGCGAAACTACCGGCAGATTTTGCTCGCGCGTCCGGTCGTCGCCCTCGGCAATCGTGACCTTGGCTACCTGCCGGGCGACATCTCGGCGAAACTCGACCCCTACATGCAGCCCCTGTTCGACAACCTGAACGTGCTGCGGAACGATTCCGACGAGAGCGGGAACGGAGACAAGGGCGCCGGCATCCAGAAGATGCTCGAGTCTGACAAGCTGGTCGTGACGCCTCTTTCCTACATTCGAGGCCGGAGCCTTCCGCGCGTCTTCTTCATCGTTGATGAGGCGCAGAATCTCACGCCGCTCGAGGTCAAGACAATCATCACCCGAGCCGGCGAGGGCACCAAGATCGTCCTTACCGGTGACATCCATCAGATCGATCAGCCCTATCTCGACGAATCGTCGAACGGCCTGAGTCACCTGATCAGCCGAATGGTCGGCCAGCCTCTGTACGCGCACATGACACTCGACAAGTGCGAACGCTCGCCTCTCGCGGAGTGTGCAAGCGCGTTGCTGTAG
- a CDS encoding SDR family NAD(P)-dependent oxidoreductase produces the protein MAGSIRLSDRVAVVTGASRGIGKALAVGLAAAGAKVVCAARSRDEAPNPEGLPGTIEETVRSIGQNGGTAIAVRCDIGVERDIEKLVAETLSAFGRLDILLNNAMTPTRGAFDAMTGDEWDRSMLVNVRSLYVSCRAVLPTMRAQEAGSIINMSSGAADPFVEGMPPGFLTYSVAKAALERFSTALALELAPDGIAVNALRPGAVKTEKSERELGADFDWTGWAAPESVLPATLFLAAQDGSGFTGKIVDATEFGTAWP, from the coding sequence ATGGCGGGTTCGATTAGGTTAAGTGATCGGGTTGCGGTCGTTACCGGGGCGTCGCGGGGGATTGGGAAGGCGCTTGCCGTGGGATTAGCCGCGGCCGGGGCGAAGGTCGTGTGTGCCGCGAGGAGTCGGGATGAGGCGCCGAATCCGGAAGGCCTGCCGGGGACGATCGAGGAAACAGTCCGGTCGATCGGGCAGAACGGCGGCACGGCGATCGCGGTTAGGTGCGACATCGGAGTCGAACGGGACATTGAGAAACTCGTCGCAGAAACGCTCTCGGCTTTCGGACGGTTGGACATCCTTCTCAACAATGCGATGACGCCGACGCGCGGTGCGTTCGATGCAATGACTGGCGACGAGTGGGATCGATCGATGCTGGTTAACGTGCGCAGTCTGTACGTGTCCTGCCGCGCCGTACTGCCGACGATGCGCGCCCAAGAAGCAGGCAGCATCATCAACATGTCCTCGGGCGCCGCGGATCCTTTCGTCGAAGGCATGCCGCCCGGTTTTCTCACTTACTCCGTCGCGAAGGCGGCGCTCGAACGCTTCAGTACCGCGCTGGCTCTGGAACTCGCACCGGACGGCATCGCAGTGAATGCCTTGCGGCCGGGGGCGGTGAAGACGGAGAAGAGCGAACGAGAGCTCGGCGCCGATTTCGATTGGACCGGCTGGGCCGCACCGGAGTCCGTCCTCCCCGCGACGCTCTTCCTCGCCGCGCAGGACGGCAGCGGTTTCACCGGAAAGATCGTGGACGCAACCGAGTTCGGCACGGCCTGGCCCTAG
- a CDS encoding TauD/TfdA family dioxygenase: MALDHKPDHVPVVDRNVDYEHFQITTLSPHLGAEIRGLDLSAPLSESQDAELRRAFRDWSVLVFPDQELLPEHHKALGQLFGELHVHPQLRGSTMKHPEVLPVVTNEHSPFTPGDGWHTDVTCDEVPPLGSMLYVRETPSCGGGDTLFANMYAAYELLSEPMKQFLEGLTAIHDGAGPYSEQQTLFGLPNPEEGFPQAEHPVVVCHPETGRKVLYVNSGFTTHIVGLSKSESRGILDLLFRHIESNPKLWCRVRWTPNTLTFWDNRCTQHHAIWDYFPHARVGGRVSILGNARPTA; this comes from the coding sequence ATGGCACTGGATCACAAACCCGACCACGTCCCGGTCGTCGACCGAAACGTCGACTACGAGCACTTTCAGATCACGACTCTCAGCCCGCACCTCGGAGCCGAGATCCGCGGGCTCGATCTGTCTGCACCGCTCTCCGAGTCGCAGGACGCCGAGCTTCGCCGCGCCTTCCGCGACTGGTCGGTCCTCGTTTTCCCCGACCAGGAGCTCCTCCCCGAACACCACAAGGCACTGGGTCAGCTCTTCGGTGAACTCCACGTCCACCCACAGCTTCGTGGCTCAACCATGAAGCACCCCGAAGTCCTTCCGGTCGTCACGAACGAGCACTCCCCGTTCACTCCCGGCGACGGATGGCACACCGACGTCACCTGCGACGAAGTTCCCCCTCTCGGCTCGATGCTCTACGTTCGAGAGACGCCCTCCTGCGGCGGCGGCGACACTCTCTTTGCCAACATGTACGCCGCTTACGAGCTTCTCTCCGAGCCCATGAAGCAGTTCCTCGAAGGCCTCACCGCGATCCACGACGGCGCCGGCCCGTACTCGGAACAACAAACGCTCTTCGGCCTACCCAACCCCGAAGAGGGCTTCCCGCAGGCCGAACACCCGGTCGTCGTCTGCCACCCCGAGACCGGCCGAAAGGTGCTTTACGTGAACAGTGGGTTCACCACGCACATCGTGGGCCTCAGCAAGAGCGAGAGCCGCGGGATTCTCGATTTGCTCTTCCGCCACATCGAGTCCAACCCGAAGCTCTGGTGTCGCGTGCGCTGGACTCCGAACACTCTCACGTTCTGGGACAATCGCTGTACCCAGCACCATGCGATCTGGGACTACTTCCCCCACGCCCGCGTTGGCGGACGCGTCTCGATCCTCGGCAACGCCCGACCAACGGCCTGA
- a CDS encoding sugar phosphate isomerase/epimerase: MNPKPLAVNLYSVRRELIRDFEGTLFRIRDMGYVGVEPMVFGDFPLDLLPQDLRVPTPKPERFRELLDGLDLRTASLHGPLPATGEGDYALEFAQALGTDQLVLASFMALPDLANAHADADLLAQAIDRFNVAAEFAAEQGIALGFHNHHFEWLVDLDGRYAWDLFWEGVDPRVNVELDVYWAQTAGRDPVAEIEKLGSRVRRVHLKDGPCVLGEPQVAVGAGIVDIEGCVRAATSVDWHIVELDDCATDIFGALEASANHLIGTGLSQGRNA; this comes from the coding sequence ATGAACCCGAAGCCACTCGCCGTGAACCTCTACAGTGTACGCAGAGAACTGATCCGCGACTTCGAGGGCACGCTCTTTCGAATCCGCGACATGGGCTACGTCGGCGTCGAGCCCATGGTATTCGGCGACTTCCCGCTGGACCTCCTCCCCCAAGACCTGCGAGTGCCCACCCCGAAGCCGGAGCGCTTTCGCGAACTGCTCGACGGTCTCGACCTCCGAACGGCGAGCCTTCACGGACCGCTCCCTGCAACCGGCGAGGGCGACTACGCCCTCGAGTTCGCGCAGGCCCTCGGCACCGATCAGCTGGTGCTCGCAAGCTTCATGGCCCTCCCGGACCTCGCGAATGCACACGCCGACGCCGACCTGCTCGCGCAGGCGATCGATCGCTTCAACGTGGCCGCGGAGTTTGCCGCGGAACAAGGCATTGCGCTCGGCTTCCACAACCATCACTTCGAATGGCTGGTCGATCTCGACGGCCGATATGCCTGGGATCTCTTCTGGGAAGGTGTCGACCCACGCGTGAACGTCGAACTCGACGTCTACTGGGCACAGACGGCGGGACGAGACCCGGTCGCCGAGATCGAGAAGCTGGGCAGCCGCGTCCGGCGCGTTCACCTGAAGGACGGCCCGTGCGTCCTCGGGGAACCGCAAGTCGCCGTGGGCGCGGGGATCGTCGACATCGAGGGCTGCGTTCGCGCGGCAACGAGCGTCGACTGGCATATCGTCGAACTCGACGACTGCGCGACCGACATCTTCGGAGCGCTCGAGGCAAGCGCGAACCATCTGATCGGGACAGGCCTCTCCCAGGGGCGCAACGCATGA